ACGCCCTTCAAGACGGTCACCAGTTACTGGCCCGGCCGGGTCGCGGCCCTGCGCACGCTCAAGTCTGACGTTCTGGTCGGTGTGGACGAAGGGCGGCTGGCCGACCTCGACGCGACCGGAGAGGCGTGGCGCACGAGCGGGCGCCACGCTGTGATCCAGCTGAAGTGATGGTGCACCCGGCCGCCATCGGGCCCTGACCCCCGATGGCAGCCGGGCCGTCTTATCGCCGGTACCTGAACAGGTTGTCCCTGTCGTAGAGAGGCACCGGGGTGAGGTTGGACGCCCGCGAGGTGAACACCACCGTCGAGCCTCCGCGGGAGATGGCCAGGCCGTGCCCGCCGCTCCAGGCGTTGGCCTGCGTGCCCGTCGAGCTGACGGAGACCCGACGCGTGGAGCCGGTCTTCAGGTCGCGGCGGAAGACGTCGTAGCCACCGTTGGTGTCGTTCGCGACCAGGTCACCCGCGAAGGAACTGAAGGTCACGAAGCGACCGTCCGGTGAGATCGTCGCCTCTCCGGAGGCCTCGGTGGGTGCCCTTCCGCTGCGCGTGACGGCGGCCAGGCGGGTCTTGCCTGTCGTGCGGTCATGGACGTAACCCCGGCCGATCTGCCGGGCCGGCTCCGGGCTGATCAGGCCCAGCAGAGCGAAACCGTTGTAGGTGACGACGCTGCCGTTGTGTGAGACGGTCGGCTGCCCGGCACCCAGCCCCTGCGAGGCGACGCCACCGGTGATCTGGCCACCGCCCGGGCCGATCGAGACCCGCCTCGTCTTCCCGGTGGTCAGCGAATGAGCGAAAACATCGGTGAGCCGGTTGGTATCGCCCGGTACGAGGTTGGCCGCCCCGGAGCTGAACACCACGGTCCGGCCGTCGCCGGAGATCTGCGGGTCGATGGAGTCCGGTCGCCGGAGGTCGGGTGCCGAGGTGGCCTGGCGGCCTGACGAGGTCACGCTGACCCGGCTGATCCTTCCGGTCGAGCGCTTCCAGACGAACACGTCACCCAGGCCGTTCGTGTCGCCGGGCACCAGGTCGTCGGCGGAGGAGAAGAAGGCGACCCGGCTGCCGTCGGCCGAGATGGACGGGCTGTCCCCGCCGCCGGAGTCGGGGGTGCCGCTGACCCCGACACTGATCTTGGTGGTCCTGCCGGTCTTCAGGTCTTGGAAGAAGACGTCGCCGCGGTAGGACAGGTCGTCGCCCGCCACCAGGTCGGTCGCCCAGGACGAGAAGGCCACGTAGCGGCCGTTCGAGGAGATGTCGATCTGCGGGCTGTCTCTGTCGGCCGAGGAGCCGCCCCCCGAGGTGGTCGACACCATGGTGGTGATGCCGGTCTTCGTGTCGCGGACGAAGACGTCCCAGCCGTTGTTGGTGTCTTGGAGGTTGCGGTCGATGTTCGTCGCCGTGGACGGAAAGGCGATGTACCGGCCGTTCGGCGTGACGGCAGGGTTCTTCTGGTCGCCGTTGGGTGTGCCGGTGCCCGGCGCCGCGTCGACCGGGAGTACCAGTTCGGTGGTGCTCCCGGGCGCGGCGGCCTGCGCCGGAACGGCCAGGAGGCCGCCGGCGACCACGACCGACACGGCGGCCAGTCCTGCAAGCCTGATGACTGCATGCTGCTGCACGGACGTTCCCCCTTGCACGCTGTTGCTCACCCCCGAGCAGAATCAGGCTAAGCAGGGATCGGGCCGCCCGGAGCCCAAACGGTGAAATTGCCCCAAAGCCCCTCCTTGAACCGATCGTGATCGGCCGGGCGACGGTCAGCCACCGAGGGCAGAAGACGGGCGCCGGATCAGATCGGCACGGGTGGACGCCGGTCACGCGGTCAGGCGGTCAGCACCGGTGGGTCCCGCATTTCCTGAGGGCTGTGGACAACGTGGGGAAGTTCCGGACCCGCCGGTACGGCAGCCCCTGGGGATTCTGCGAAATCCGGTGTGGGTATTCGCGAAATCTCAACGAAAGAGCGGTATTTCGATGTCATCGATGAAGCTGGCATTGTCCCCAGCCTGTGCAGAAACCTGTGGATAAGGAACTACAAGAATGAACGCGACAGTGCCCGGCAGGCATGCCGAACGGGTCCAGACTGGGCCAGGAGCCCAGGATCTGGGGCGTCGGTGGATAACTGGACCCTTTCCGGAAATTTTCGTCGCCCGCGGTTTTCATCGGTGTAACCGGAAAGACGTTGTGCGGAAACGTCGCTGCCTCTGGAACCGAGCCGCCCGCGGTCGCCGTTGTCCCATGCGGTGGCCACGAACGTTCGCCGGCACTCACTGGTTCGTGGTCATGTAATCCCCCGCCTTCGGCCGGGAGGTGCCCCCAATTCCCCGGGAAGTGGGGCATGATCACGAACGGGAGGATGGCCACCGCACTAGCCTGGGCACCCATGAGCGGTGTGGAGATCTTGCTGATCGTGGGCGCGGGCATCGCGGTGTACGCGATTGCCGGCAAGCGTGGCCTGCAACCCGGCATGGTCGTGGTGGTGCTCGCGGCCGTGGTCTCGTTCATCCCCGGCGTGCCGAGGCTGGAGCTGGAGAGCGAGCTGATCCTGGCGCTGGTCGTGCCGCCGCTGTTGTACTCGGCGACCCGGGCCACGCCGGTCAGCGGGTTCGCGGCCAACCTGGGGCCGATCGTCAGCCTCGGTGTGGTGCTGGTCGTGATCACCACCGGCGTGCTGGGGCTGGTCTCGAGCTGGCTGATGCCCTCGATCGGGCTGGCGGGGGCGTTCGTGCTCGGAGCCGTACTCGCCCCGCCCGACACCATCACCACCGTCTCGCACGGCCGGGAACTCGGCCTGCCCCGGCGTGCCACCCAGATCCTGACCGGCGAGAGCCTGGTCAACGACGCCACTGCGCTGACCGTGTTCAGCCTGGCCATCGCGGCGGTCAACGGGCAGGGCACGTCGGTCGGCGGTGGACTCGCGACATTCCTCCTCACCGTCGTCGTCGGTCTCGTGGTCGGCCTGGTGTTCGCGGTCGGCACCCTCTCGCTGCGCAAACGCCTCGGCAACCCGACCCTGGAGGTGGCGCTCGTCCTCTTGGTGCCGTTCACCGCGTTCCTGGTGTCCGAGGAACTGCACGGCTCCGGCATCCTCGCCGTCGTGGCGGCCGCGTTCATGGTCAGCGCCAACCTGACGTTCGACCCGAAACACCAGTACCCCGGCGCCCATCGCACCCGCCTGGCCGAGGAACAGGTCTGGAAGGTGATCGATTTCCTGCTGGAGAACTTCGTCTTCGCGTACATCGGGCTCCAGCTGAAGTTCGTGCTGGAAGACCTCGCCGACGCCGAGGAACTCACCGTCACGCTGATCTCCGCCGGGGTACTGCTCGTGGTCGCCATCGTGGTCCGGATGCTCGGGGTGTTCGGTCTTTTCGGGCGGCGGGCGCTCGCCGAGCGCTGGGCCGAGTGGATCATGAAGAACGACCCGCGGGCGAGGCTGCGCCGGCAGCAGCGCAACGAGCTCTTCGAGCAGAGACGTCAGGCTCTGCCCCTCGGGGCCACCAGTTTCCGGGAGAACGTGCTGGTCGGCTGGACCGGCATGCGCGGCATCCTGACCCTGGCCGCGGCCGCCGCGGTGCCGGAGACCACTACCTCGGGGGCCCCGTTCCCGGGCCGCGACGCGATCCAGGCGATTGCCCTGATCGTCACCCTGGGGACGCTGCTCGTGCAGGGCACGACGATCCGGAAGGTCGCCGTGGCCCTGAAGTTCGATGTCGAGGCCGAGAAGCTCGAGACCGTCCGGAACGAGGAACGGGGCCGCGAACTGGTCCGTGACGCCGTCGGCCCGGACGGCCCGCGGACTCCGGAGGACTACCAGAAGCAGCGTGACGCCGTGGGTTTCGCGATGGCGACGGAGCATCTCGACGAGTCGGTCATGCGTGAGATCGTTGAGGACATCGACCTGCGCCAGGCTGCCGCGGAGCGAGCTTAGAGCCGAATCAGCCAGCCGTCGTGGTGATCTCATCGAGCCGGGGGGAGCTGTTCGCCGGCGCGTGGTCGTGGTTCACCGGGTAGAGACCGGTCATCGCGTCTTCGAGCAGCACCACGTGATGGTCCAGGGTGCTGCGAGGTACTACCGCTCCTGCTGATCGGGGTGATCGGTTGTGGTACCGACGGCGGCCAGCGACCGGTCGGGCAGGACGAGGACGGTTCCGAGCAGGCCGACGGCGATCATGAAGACGGCCAGGTGATGCAGCCCGCTGCTGCCGGCGGCGTCGCCGAGCAGAGCACCCGAAGCGACGGACGAGAGAATGGCACCCAGATAGACGAAGGTGCGCAGCAGCCCGGCGGACGAGGCGATCCGGGCCGGTTCCGCCTGGTGGTAGACGGCGTTCTGGTTGGCCAGGTTCACCAGTCCCTGCGGCACCCCGAGCAGAACGGTGATCACCAGGAGAAGCCAGATCGGACTGTGATCGTTCAGCAGCAGGAGCAGGAAACAGACCGCCACCTGGCTGATCGCGCCGACCAGGAGCTTCATCCGGATCTCGGCGCGGCGCCCGGTCAACGTCGAGACCAGGATGCCCACCCCGAACAGCGGCAGCAGCACCAGCCCGGTCTGCGAGGCCGAGAGCCCTCGCCCGTCTTCCAGCCACTGCGTGTAGCCGTACAGGAAACAGTACGAGATCAACGCTGCCAGCATGCTTCTCAGATACGTGACGACCAGGGGACGATTGCCCGCCAGCACCCGCAGGTCGACGAACGGGTCACCGGTGCGGCGCTCGCGGATCACGAAGGCCACGGCGGCGACCGCGGCGATCACCAGGAGATACAGCAGGCTCGTGTCCGGCTCCATGAGGAAGAGCAGCAGGGCGATGAGAGTGCCTGCGAAGAGCGCGATCCCGGGCAGGTCGAGGGAATGGTCGGTCTTCTCGTCCAGTTGTGCGTTCTTCGGCAGGTACAGCAGGGCCAGCACCAGACAGGCCAGCCCGAGCGGGATGTTGAGTGTGAAGGTCGATCGCCAGCCACCGAGCCCGATGAGCAGTCCGCCCAGCGTCGGACCGACCACGAGGATGGTCTGGCTGGCCACCGAGAGCATGGTGAGAATGCCTGCCGGACTGTCCTGCCCCGTGCGCCGGGACTCGCTGCGGATCAGGTACATCGCCGCCGGGTAGCCGGCGCAGGTGCCGAGCCCGAGAATCACCCGGGCCACCACCAGAAAACCCAGGTTGGGGGCGAAAGTGCCGATCAGTCCGGCGATTGCGGTGAACAAAGCACCGGCCAGATAGAGATTGCGGGGGCCGAACATGTCGACCAGGCGACCCACCACGGGCTGCCCGATCGCCGTGGCCAGGTAGAGGGACGAGACCAGCCAGGCCGTCTCGGAAGGGGATGCGTGCAGCGCCCGCCCGATCGGGATCAGGGCGACCGCGATGATGCTGGAGTTGATCGGGTTGAGCACTGCCCCGATGATCAGTGGGGCTATCAGGGTGCGGTCGAAACTGGTTCTCGTCACCGTGGTTGCGCTCATACCCGGGTGATCCTCTCGATCAGGAGCAGGGCCTCGCGCAGATCGGCGATCTCGGCCTCGGTGGCGTGCTCGCGCAGCATCCGGGCGAGCCACTCGTCCCGGGCCTTCCGGTAGTCGCGCACGTAGTTCTCGCCGGTGCCGGAGAGGTTGATGAGCTGCCGTCGCCCGTCGTCGGGATCCGGCCGGCGGGCGATGAGCCCGCGTTCGTCCAGGGCACTCAGCGTGGCGGCCATGGATTGAGGACGCACGCGCTCGGCTTGCGCGAGCAGGCTCAGGGACGATTCGCCCTCCTTGGAGAGGCGCGAGAGCACCGACGTCTGCGACGGCGTCAGGTCGGAGGCGAACTCCCGGATCCGGCGCCGCATCCGGCTGTAGCTGACGATCAGCTCCTGGGCTGCCAGGGCGGCAGTGTCTTCCTCGGGTTCCACGAGTTCGACCCTAAGTTGTTCAGTCCAGACTGACAAGTTTTACCTGAGCAACTGCCGGAACGGCCGGGTGTTCGGGAAAGATGTCCGATATGCGTAGTCGCCTGGCCGGCCTCAGGGCTCTGCCGAACGATCTCTGGCAAGGAATTGCCCTGTGGGCCGCGATCTTCGGCGTCTTCGCCATCGGCCACGCCAGCGACCTCGTCAACGCCCGTCTCCAGGGGGACGAGTGGGCGTCCCCGGTCGTCGAGCTGGTCCTGGTGGCGCTCCTCCCGATCGAGGTCGCGGTGGTGATCCTGGTCGTGGCGCTGCGCCGCCCGGTGGTCGCCCTCGGTGTGGCCGTGGCCCCGGTCGAGGTCGTACTGGGGTGGGGGCTCCTGCTCGCCGATCAGGGCCCGATCGACGTCCCGAGCGTCAGGCCACCCCTCGCCACCCTGTGCGGCCTGATCGTCGTGATTTCGGCCCCCTGGCTGTGGTCGGCCCTGCCCCGAGCCCGGGCGACGCTGGCGGGGTTGCCGATGCAGCCGGACGAGGGCGCTGTCGCCGGATGAGCCGGGCTGGGCCCGGCAGAGCGGGCGGGCCGGCCGGGTTACCGATGGCCTGGCCGGACGGGTGTCAGTGGCGGCGCCAAGTCTTCTTGCTCGTCAACTGCGAAACTCGTTGGGGAGAAACCCCGAGCACGCGAGCCACTTCGAGCCCCGCAAGTCCGGAGTTCTTGAGCGCGTTCGCGGTATCCCGTATGGCTCGAGCCGCGACCTCCTGGGCGCGGTCCGCTTCGTCTCGTGCCTGCTTGGCTTCCTTGACCTTGGCAGCCATCCCGGGGCCGGGATCGATACTCACCAGCGAGACCAGGATGTTTTCGGCCGGGACACCTCGCATGAGGGATACGTAATCCGTGACCATCTCATCGACATCGCCCAGTGACTTCACCTGGGTCGTGCCGCCGTCGTCCAGGCGCAGAACCCACCATTTACCCTGCCGCTGAGCATGCACTTCGACGGTGATGTCGGCGCTCGTCATCCCAGCCACCCCTTCGGTCCACAAGCGATATCGGCTTCGATGCTGTCCACCACACCTGGCGAGATCTGCCGGTGCCGAGGAACTGCCGTTCGGTGTTTGTCGCTGCAGTCGCATAACCAAACCGTGTGCTTCCTGCCCTCGCGTAGTACTTCGCACCCAATGGCCCGCAAGGCGCGCTCAACGGCCCGCCTCTTCATCGGCGCTGTCACAGTCTAGTCCCCCTAGATACATTGATCTAGAGGGACTATAGCCAAGCTTGTCGACTAAGAGTAAATGGTCGGTTGCGCTACGAATTCACGGGGCTCCTCGCCACCGGTACTCGATCTCCGGGCGCCCGGCCCCGCCGTAACGGGAACCCCGATGGGCCAGGCCGGTTTCGACCAGATACTCGAGATATCGGCGGACCCCGACGCGGGACATACCCACAGCCTCCGCCGCCACCATGGCGGTGATGGCGCCGTCGCTCGAGCGCAAGGTGCCGATCACGCGTTCCAGGGAGTCGGCGCTCATGCCCTTCGGGAGTTGCTGTTCCGAGGATCCGCCGCGCAGGTCGCCGAGCATGCGATCTACCTCGCGTTGGTCGATCTCGTCGCCCGCGACCGAGGTGACCTGGGCGCGGAAGTCGGCGTAGCTGGTCAGGCGGTCGCGCAGGGTGGCGAAGGTGAAGGGTTTCAGCAGGTACTGGGCCACGCCGTTCGCCACGGCACCGCGCACGATGGCCAGGTCGCGGGCCGAGGTGACGGCGATGACGTCGGCATCCACGCCCCGGGCCCGCATGATCCGATGTACCTCGAGGCCGTGCAGGTCGGGCAGATTCATGTCCAGGAGCACGAGATCGACGCGCTGGTGCGTGACCTCGTGCAGGGCCGCGGCGCCGGTGCGGGCCACGCCGACGACGGAGAACCGGGGCAGGCGGCGCACGTACTCGGCGTGGGCACGGGCAGCGAGTTCGTCGTCCTCCACCACCAGGGTGCGGATCGGGGCGTCACTCATGTCAGGGGCAGCCTTACCTCGAAAACTGTTTCGCCGAGCGCATCGTCGCGGTACAACGAGATGGTGCCGGCATTCCGCTCGACCGCCTGGCGCACCAGCGCGAGCCCGAGGCCGCGGCCCGACCTGGTCTCGGTGCCGTTCAGACCGAACCGGGCACCGGCCTCGTCCACCTGCTTCGTCGACCAGCCGCGCTCGAAGATCCGTTCCGGGTCCGCCACCGGTGGCCCGGAGTTGGAAACCCGTAGCCGCAGTTCGGAGGTGCCCGCGTCGTCCTCAATTCTGGATGAATGGTGGACGTTCGCGGCCACCGCGACCCGACGCTCGCCGGCCGGCGTGGTCGGGTCGGAAAGGGTTGCCTCGAAAGCGTTGTCGATCAGATTGCCGAGCACGGTGAGAAGATCGCGGGAAGGGAGGACGCCGTCGGGCACCTCCAGGTCGGTGGGGAACTCCAGCCGGATGCCGCGTTCGGTGGCCTCGGCCGCCTTGCCCAGCAGGAGAGCAGCCACCACGGGTTCCTGGGCCTGCCCGATCACCCGGTCGGTGAGTTCCTGCACGTCGGCCAGCTCGGAGGTGGCGAACTCCAGGGCCCGGTCGGTCTCGCCCAGTTCGATCATGGTGATGACCGAGTGCAGCCGGTTCGCCGACTCGTGCGCCTGGGAGCGCAGCGACTCGGTCAGGCTCCGGGTCTGGCTGAGTTCGTCGGCCAGGGCCACCAGGTCGGTATGGTCGCGAAGGGTGACGACGCTGCCGAGGATGCGGCCGTTCCACCGGGCGGGGGACTGGCTGACCACGAGCACACCCTCGCGGGTCAGCTGCAGTTCGTCGACCTGGGTGTCGCCGCGGCTCATCGTCTCGCTCAGACTCGCGCTGAGGCTCTCGGGTAGGGGGAGGTCGGCCAGGCGCCGGCCGATCGCGGTCTGGTCGAGGTGGAGCAGGCGCATGGCCTCGTCGTTCATGAGCTGCAGGTGCCCGGCGGTGTCGACGATGAGCAGGCCCTCGCGCACGGCGTGCAGCACGCCCTCGTAGAACTCGAACATCTGCCGCAGCTCGGCCTGGCCCAGGCCCAGCGTCTGCTGTTTGAGCCGCCAGCCGAGACCGTAGGCAGCGCCGGCCCCGGCGATCAGCACCAGACCGCCCACGATGAACAGTGGGGGCAGCTGTCGCTGGGTCAGCTCGCCGACGTTGTCGATCGTGACGCCGACCGCGACCAGGGCGATCACCTGGTCACCGGCGTTCTTGATCGGTGCCACCGCGCGCACCGAGGGGCCGAGGGTGCCGGTGTAGGTCTCGGTGAAGGCCTGCCCGGCGCGCGCCTGCTCGGTGTGGCCGAGGAAGGGCTTTCCGATCAGCTCCGGGTTGGTGTGGGTGTAGCGGATGCCGGAGGGGGTCATCACCGTGATGAAGTCGGTGTTCGTGGCCTGCCGGAGTCGCTCGGTGTAGGGCTGGAGCTCGGCCGACGGATCGTCACCGGTCAGCGCGGACGTCACGCTCGGGGTGGTGGCGATGGTGCGCGCCAGGGCCAGCATCTCGTGGGCCGTGGCGTCGCGGACGCGATCGCGGGTCTGGACGTAGGCGGCCACCACCGTGGTGCCGACCAACAGCACGACGGCGGCCACGACGAGGCCGAAAGCCTGCCGGGCCACGCTCCAGTGCCTGGGGTCCATGGGCACAGTCTGCCGATCCCGGCCGGTTACTCAATGAACGAAAGCGCGACCAGCGCCGGATGGGCGGGCAACCTGCCCTGAGTGGCGCAGTTCACAGATGCGCCGGCGCACGACACCTCATTCGACGACGCAGGAGGCGGCCATGTCCGACACCCATGCACCCACCGCGCAGCAACCACCGCCCGTCAAGCGGGACCGCACGCACTTCCTCTACATCGCCGTGATCGCGGCCGTGGTGGCCGGCGCGATCGTCGGCCTGGTGTTCCCGGACCTCGGCAAGGAACTCAAGCCGCTGGGCACCGGTTTCGTGGCGCTGATCAAGATGATGATCTCGCCGATCATCTTCTGCACGATCGTTCTGGGTGTCGGCTCGATTCGCGAGGCGGCCAAGGTCGGCAAGGTGGGTGGCCTGACCCTCGCCTACTTCCTGACCATGTCGACCATCGCCCTGCTCGTCGGCCTGGTGGTCGGTAACTTCCTGCACCCGGGCTCCGGGCTCGACCTGAGCGGTCTGGAGGGTTCCGGCGCCGAGGCCGCCGGTGACACCGCGGCCGAGTCGACCACCGACTTCATCCTGGGCATCATCCCCACCACGATCGTCTCGGCCCTGACCGAGGGTGAGGTGCTCCAGACCCTGCTCGTGGCGTTGCTCGTGGGCTTCGCGGTGCAGCAGATGGGCTCAGCCGGTCAGTCGGTGCTGAACGCCGTGGGCGTCGTCCAGAAGCTCGTCTTCCGGATCCTCAGCATGATCATGTGGCTGGCGCCGGTCGGTGCCTTCGGAGCCATCGCCGCCGTGGTCGGCGCGACCGGTACGGACGCCCTGGTCAGCCTGGCCCGCATCATGATCGCCTTCTACATCACCTGTGCGATCTTCGTGTTCCTCTTCCTGGGCACCCTGCTCAAGGTCACCACCGGCATCAGCATCTTCTCGCTGCTGAAGTACCTGGGCCGCGAGTTCCTGCTGATCGTCTCCACCTCGTCGTCCGAGTCCGCCCTGCCGCGGCTCATTGCCAAGATGGAGCACCTGGGGATCTCGAAGCCAGTCGTCGGCATCACCGTGCCCACCGGCTACTCGTTCAACCTGGACGGCACGGCCATCTACCTGACCATGGCCTCGCTGTTCATCGCCGAAGCGCTGGGCGACCCGCTGAGCATCGGTGAGCAGTTCGCCCTGCTGGGCTTCATGATCATCGCCTCGAAGGGCGCCGCGGGCGTCACCGGCGCCGGCATCGCGACACTCGCCGGCGGTCTGCAGTCACACCGCCCCGACCTGGTCGACGGGGTCGGCCTGATCGTGGGCATCGACCGGTTCATGTCCGAGGCCCGCGCCGTCACCAACTTCGCCGGTAACGCCGTGGCCACGGTCATCATCGGTCACTGGGTCGGTGAGTTCGACAAGGAGACCGCGCTGCGTACCTTCCGCGGTGAGAATCCTTTCAACGAGCAGTCTCTCGTGGACGACCACGGCACCCCGTCGGTCCACGGTGGCGAAAATACCTCTGCCGTAGATATTTCGGCGAACGACCGGCCGGACCGGGTCGCCGTCTGAGGTCTTCCGCATCGAGGGGCCGGGGAGTCAAACCTCCCCGGTCCTTCCTCTTGGGGCACTCGTGTGACGCATGGGCCAAACGGTCCAGTTGAGCCCGGGGTGAAGGGCTGTTCTTTGGATTGCAGTGGAGCGTCCGGCTTGTCTGGTTCGTACCGTGCTGAGTATGGGACGCCAATTCAACTCGCCACCAGGCTGGCCGACCCCACCCGACGGCTGGGTTCCGCCGCGACGGTGGCAGCCCGATCCGCAGTGGCCCACCCCGCCGTTCGGGTGGCAGTACTTCGTCGAGGACCAGATGGAGGACGCCGATCACGACTCGGGTGGGTCCGGTTGGGGTCCGTCCGATGCGGACGAGGTCGCCCCGGCTCGGGTCCCACGGGGGTGGGCCCGATCCGACCTGGACGCATCGGTCGGGCTCGACGTCCCGGTCGATCCCTCGCGGTGGGCCGAACGCTCGGAGTGGCTACGCGAGGTCCAGGCCTCGGGTTTCTCCGATGACGGCTACCTGCCCGAACAGGACCTCGGCTCGCTGACCTGGGCCGCCTCGTCCTACGTGACCTCTGGCCCCAGCGACCCGTCGGACTGGCTGGACCGCTTCTACGGTTTTCCCGGCCAGGACGTGCCGCACCTCGACCTCGACCCGGCCGACCGCTCGTTCCGCCGCGGCCCCGCCCACGTCGCCGACGCCCCGGGCCGCTTCCGCGAGCCCGCCATGGGAGCGCACTGCTCCCCGAGGCTGCCCTGGTACACCAGGAAGGCCCTGATGGTGCCCATGGTCGTGCTGATCGGACTGGGTGGCTTAGGGCTGGGTCGCGGGGTGCTGGAGGCCGTGAACCCACTGGACGAGCAGGTGACGCTGGCCGACCCGCCGTTGCTGACCGGCCAGAAGGGTCCACACGGCCTGGTGAGCATGTCCGACGACACCCGGGCCACCACCAAGACCGGCGAGGGCAAGCTCAAGGCGGGAGTGAGCGCGACGACCGCACCCAGCGCGTCCCGGACCGATCAGAAGCCCGGGAAGAAGACGCCGGACAAGAACCCCACCACCACCGCCACGGCGCAGAAGCCGAGGG
The Kineosporia sp. NBRC 101731 genome window above contains:
- a CDS encoding sensor histidine kinase, whose product is MDPRHWSVARQAFGLVVAAVVLLVGTTVVAAYVQTRDRVRDATAHEMLALARTIATTPSVTSALTGDDPSAELQPYTERLRQATNTDFITVMTPSGIRYTHTNPELIGKPFLGHTEQARAGQAFTETYTGTLGPSVRAVAPIKNAGDQVIALVAVGVTIDNVGELTQRQLPPLFIVGGLVLIAGAGAAYGLGWRLKQQTLGLGQAELRQMFEFYEGVLHAVREGLLIVDTAGHLQLMNDEAMRLLHLDQTAIGRRLADLPLPESLSASLSETMSRGDTQVDELQLTREGVLVVSQSPARWNGRILGSVVTLRDHTDLVALADELSQTRSLTESLRSQAHESANRLHSVITMIELGETDRALEFATSELADVQELTDRVIGQAQEPVVAALLLGKAAEATERGIRLEFPTDLEVPDGVLPSRDLLTVLGNLIDNAFEATLSDPTTPAGERRVAVAANVHHSSRIEDDAGTSELRLRVSNSGPPVADPERIFERGWSTKQVDEAGARFGLNGTETRSGRGLGLALVRQAVERNAGTISLYRDDALGETVFEVRLPLT
- a CDS encoding MFS transporter, which produces MSATTVTRTSFDRTLIAPLIIGAVLNPINSSIIAVALIPIGRALHASPSETAWLVSSLYLATAIGQPVVGRLVDMFGPRNLYLAGALFTAIAGLIGTFAPNLGFLVVARVILGLGTCAGYPAAMYLIRSESRRTGQDSPAGILTMLSVASQTILVVGPTLGGLLIGLGGWRSTFTLNIPLGLACLVLALLYLPKNAQLDEKTDHSLDLPGIALFAGTLIALLLFLMEPDTSLLYLLVIAAVAAVAFVIRERRTGDPFVDLRVLAGNRPLVVTYLRSMLAALISYCFLYGYTQWLEDGRGLSASQTGLVLLPLFGVGILVSTLTGRRAEIRMKLLVGAISQVAVCFLLLLLNDHSPIWLLLVITVLLGVPQGLVNLANQNAVYHQAEPARIASSAGLLRTFVYLGAILSSVASGALLGDAAGSSGLHHLAVFMIAVGLLGTVLVLPDRSLAAVGTTTDHPDQQER
- a CDS encoding sodium:proton antiporter, which translates into the protein MSGVEILLIVGAGIAVYAIAGKRGLQPGMVVVVLAAVVSFIPGVPRLELESELILALVVPPLLYSATRATPVSGFAANLGPIVSLGVVLVVITTGVLGLVSSWLMPSIGLAGAFVLGAVLAPPDTITTVSHGRELGLPRRATQILTGESLVNDATALTVFSLAIAAVNGQGTSVGGGLATFLLTVVVGLVVGLVFAVGTLSLRKRLGNPTLEVALVLLVPFTAFLVSEELHGSGILAVVAAAFMVSANLTFDPKHQYPGAHRTRLAEEQVWKVIDFLLENFVFAYIGLQLKFVLEDLADAEELTVTLISAGVLLVVAIVVRMLGVFGLFGRRALAERWAEWIMKNDPRARLRRQQRNELFEQRRQALPLGATSFRENVLVGWTGMRGILTLAAAAAVPETTTSGAPFPGRDAIQAIALIVTLGTLLVQGTTIRKVAVALKFDVEAEKLETVRNEERGRELVRDAVGPDGPRTPEDYQKQRDAVGFAMATEHLDESVMREIVEDIDLRQAAAERA
- a CDS encoding MarR family transcriptional regulator, with the translated sequence MEPEEDTAALAAQELIVSYSRMRRRIREFASDLTPSQTSVLSRLSKEGESSLSLLAQAERVRPQSMAATLSALDERGLIARRPDPDDGRRQLINLSGTGENYVRDYRKARDEWLARMLREHATEAEIADLREALLLIERITRV
- a CDS encoding cation:dicarboxylase symporter family transporter; this encodes MSDTHAPTAQQPPPVKRDRTHFLYIAVIAAVVAGAIVGLVFPDLGKELKPLGTGFVALIKMMISPIIFCTIVLGVGSIREAAKVGKVGGLTLAYFLTMSTIALLVGLVVGNFLHPGSGLDLSGLEGSGAEAAGDTAAESTTDFILGIIPTTIVSALTEGEVLQTLLVALLVGFAVQQMGSAGQSVLNAVGVVQKLVFRILSMIMWLAPVGAFGAIAAVVGATGTDALVSLARIMIAFYITCAIFVFLFLGTLLKVTTGISIFSLLKYLGREFLLIVSTSSSESALPRLIAKMEHLGISKPVVGITVPTGYSFNLDGTAIYLTMASLFIAEALGDPLSIGEQFALLGFMIIASKGAAGVTGAGIATLAGGLQSHRPDLVDGVGLIVGIDRFMSEARAVTNFAGNAVATVIIGHWVGEFDKETALRTFRGENPFNEQSLVDDHGTPSVHGGENTSAVDISANDRPDRVAV
- a CDS encoding response regulator; translation: MSDAPIRTLVVEDDELAARAHAEYVRRLPRFSVVGVARTGAAALHEVTHQRVDLVLLDMNLPDLHGLEVHRIMRARGVDADVIAVTSARDLAIVRGAVANGVAQYLLKPFTFATLRDRLTSYADFRAQVTSVAGDEIDQREVDRMLGDLRGGSSEQQLPKGMSADSLERVIGTLRSSDGAITAMVAAEAVGMSRVGVRRYLEYLVETGLAHRGSRYGGAGRPEIEYRWRGAP